In one Curtobacterium citreum genomic region, the following are encoded:
- a CDS encoding TetR/AcrR family transcriptional regulator, which produces MLVTEVSNALPGGSSLLRNEPVQARSSARLAGLLDAAAAVIDEIGFERLTTAMVAERAGASIGTVYRYFPDRIAVVEALAIRSTQRLAERFLTALDESDATTWQDACDALIDATVEMYRTEPGFRAIRFGDPADTGTGDAEDRMAALGAAVAQVLHDRFDFPTGERVERTWVVLAESAHAVIARAVRDRAEPDTALIEEYRTMSRAHLEAVAAAS; this is translated from the coding sequence GTGCTCGTCACCGAGGTATCGAACGCACTGCCGGGGGGATCATCACTGCTCAGGAACGAGCCGGTCCAAGCCCGCAGTTCGGCGCGCCTCGCGGGACTCCTCGACGCCGCTGCGGCCGTCATCGACGAGATCGGCTTCGAGCGCCTGACGACCGCCATGGTCGCGGAGCGCGCCGGTGCGTCCATCGGCACGGTCTACCGGTACTTCCCGGACCGCATCGCCGTGGTCGAGGCCCTCGCGATCCGGAGCACGCAGCGGCTCGCCGAGCGGTTCCTCACGGCGCTCGACGAGAGCGACGCGACGACCTGGCAGGACGCCTGCGACGCACTCATCGACGCGACCGTCGAGATGTACCGCACCGAGCCGGGCTTCCGGGCGATCCGCTTCGGTGACCCGGCCGACACCGGGACCGGGGACGCCGAGGACCGGATGGCCGCGCTGGGGGCGGCCGTCGCGCAGGTCCTGCACGACCGGTTCGACTTCCCGACGGGGGAGCGCGTCGAGCGCACGTGGGTCGTCCTCGCGGAGTCCGCGCACGCCGTCATCGCGCGCGCCGTGCGTGACCGGGCGGAGCCCGACACCGCGCTGATCGAGGAGTACCGCACGATGAGCCGGGCGCACCTCGAAGCGGTGGCCGCCGCCTCCTGA
- a CDS encoding ABC transporter ATP-binding protein, producing the protein MIEFRSVRKTYPDGTTAVDDFSLVIPSRTTTVFVGSSGCGKTTLLRMINRMVDPSSGTVSIDDEDVAGVDPVQLRRRIGYVMQNAGLLPHRKVVDNIATVPLLTGVSKGEARARALELMDTVGLDRAFADRYPSQLSGGQQQRVGVARGLAVDPNVLLMDEPFGAVDPLVRNDLQDELIRLQRELGKTVVFVTHDIDEAFKLGDQVVILKKGGEIAQLGTPAEILAEPADEFVANFIGVGRGRRALRVEQTPTGPIVVDGDGRAAGVLTGPVTVVDAAAAVPQGAEAGARDTAPGAPAQGGGPR; encoded by the coding sequence ATGATCGAGTTCCGCTCGGTGCGCAAGACGTACCCGGACGGTACGACGGCGGTCGACGACTTCAGCCTCGTCATCCCCTCCCGCACCACGACGGTCTTCGTCGGGTCCAGCGGCTGCGGCAAGACCACCCTCCTCCGCATGATCAACCGCATGGTCGACCCGAGCTCGGGCACCGTGTCGATCGACGACGAGGACGTCGCAGGTGTCGACCCCGTGCAGCTCCGGCGGCGCATCGGGTACGTGATGCAGAACGCCGGGCTCCTGCCGCACCGGAAGGTCGTCGACAACATCGCGACCGTCCCGCTCCTGACCGGTGTCTCGAAGGGCGAGGCCCGGGCGCGCGCGCTCGAGCTCATGGACACCGTCGGGCTCGACCGGGCCTTCGCGGACCGGTACCCGTCGCAGCTCTCCGGCGGCCAGCAGCAGCGCGTCGGTGTGGCCCGTGGCCTCGCGGTGGACCCGAACGTCCTGCTCATGGACGAGCCGTTCGGCGCCGTCGACCCGCTCGTCCGCAACGACCTGCAGGACGAGCTCATCCGGCTGCAGCGCGAGCTCGGCAAGACGGTGGTCTTCGTCACGCACGACATCGACGAGGCCTTCAAGCTCGGCGACCAGGTCGTCATCCTCAAGAAGGGCGGCGAGATCGCCCAGCTCGGGACCCCGGCCGAGATCCTCGCCGAGCCGGCGGACGAGTTCGTGGCGAACTTCATCGGCGTCGGCCGTGGTCGGCGGGCGCTCCGGGTGGAGCAGACCCCGACCGGGCCGATCGTGGTGGACGGCGACGGCCGGGCGGCCGGCGTGCTCACCGGTCCGGTGACGGTGGTGGACGCGGCAGCCGCCGTGCCGCAGGGTGCAGAGGCCGGGGCGCGTGACACCGCCCCGGGTGCTCCGGCGCAGGGTGGGGGACCCCGGTGA
- a CDS encoding ABC transporter permease: MKWVLSNLDTISDATLAHLAIAIPPIFIAFLLSIPVGWLVVRLQRPGGSRVAAGVGTGIVTVAGLLYAIPSLALFVALPAVIGTGLQDPVNLIISLTLYGLALMVRSTVDALTSVDAGTKAAATAMGYSGLQRFFRVELPLAGPVLLAGLRVVAVSTISLTTVGAVLGIQSLGSLFTDGLGRGIYEEILSGIVMVLVLAFALDGLLVLLGRLVMPWTRRAPRSRRAVRRVLQRAEVAS; this comes from the coding sequence GTGAAGTGGGTCCTGTCGAACCTCGACACGATCAGTGACGCCACGCTCGCGCACCTCGCGATCGCGATCCCACCGATCTTCATCGCGTTCCTGCTGTCGATCCCGGTCGGCTGGCTCGTCGTCCGGCTGCAGCGCCCCGGAGGTTCCCGCGTCGCCGCGGGTGTCGGCACCGGCATCGTGACCGTCGCCGGGCTCCTCTACGCGATCCCGTCCCTCGCGCTCTTCGTCGCCCTGCCCGCCGTCATCGGCACGGGGCTGCAGGACCCGGTCAACCTCATCATCAGCCTGACGCTCTACGGCCTCGCGCTCATGGTGCGCTCGACCGTCGACGCGCTCACCTCGGTCGACGCCGGGACGAAGGCCGCGGCGACCGCCATGGGGTACTCGGGCCTGCAGCGCTTCTTCCGCGTGGAGCTGCCGCTGGCCGGGCCCGTCCTGCTCGCGGGGCTGCGGGTCGTGGCGGTGTCGACGATCTCGCTCACGACCGTCGGCGCGGTGCTCGGCATCCAGAGCCTCGGGTCGCTCTTCACGGACGGTCTCGGTCGCGGCATCTACGAGGAGATCCTGTCGGGCATCGTGATGGTGCTCGTCCTGGCCTTCGCGCTCGACGGGCTGCTGGTGCTGCTCGGCCGGCTCGTCATGCCGTGGACCCGTCGTGCACCCCGGAGCCGCCGTGCGGTCCGGCGTGTGCTGCAGCGGGCGGAGGTGGCGTCGTGA
- a CDS encoding ABC transporter permease, translated as MIIAQAFGWVFDPQNYTGFNAIPGRVWEHVWITLLAVLIAAVVAVPIGYAIGHTGRARGFSIALSGGIRALPTLGVLSLFGLLLGIGLQAPLLALVILAIPSVLAGAYSGIESVDPVTVDAAKAQGMTGWQVLWKVEIPLGLPLLIGGLRAAVLQVVATATLAAYVGAGGLGGYFFLGLKTQDYAEMLGASILVIALAIAFEIVFAALQRAAVPKGTVDPSARRRQGSRERSRNPIPEGNPS; from the coding sequence GTGATCATCGCGCAGGCGTTCGGGTGGGTCTTCGACCCGCAGAACTACACGGGCTTCAACGCCATCCCGGGGCGGGTGTGGGAGCACGTCTGGATCACGCTGCTCGCCGTGCTCATCGCCGCGGTCGTCGCCGTCCCGATCGGGTACGCGATCGGTCACACCGGACGAGCCCGCGGGTTCTCCATCGCGCTGTCCGGCGGCATCCGGGCACTGCCCACGCTCGGCGTGCTCTCGCTGTTCGGACTCTTGCTCGGCATCGGCCTGCAGGCGCCGCTCCTGGCCCTCGTCATCCTGGCGATCCCGTCGGTGCTCGCCGGCGCCTACTCGGGCATCGAGTCGGTGGACCCGGTGACGGTCGACGCGGCGAAGGCGCAGGGGATGACCGGGTGGCAGGTCCTGTGGAAGGTCGAGATCCCGCTCGGGCTGCCGCTCCTGATCGGCGGCCTCCGCGCCGCGGTCCTGCAGGTCGTCGCGACCGCCACGCTCGCCGCGTACGTCGGCGCCGGTGGTCTGGGCGGCTACTTCTTCCTCGGGCTCAAGACCCAGGACTACGCCGAGATGCTCGGCGCCTCCATCCTCGTGATCGCCCTCGCGATCGCGTTCGAGATCGTGTTCGCCGCTCTCCAGCGGGCGGCGGTGCCGAAGGGCACCGTCGACCCGTCGGCCCGGCGGCGCCAGGGGTCGCGCGAGCGCTCCCGCAATCCCATCCCGGAAGGAAATCCATCGTGA
- a CDS encoding ABC transporter substrate-binding protein, with protein MITAKIRAGVAAALALGVAAALTGCASSNPLDSGSSASSDSKTIVIGSQQYYSNEIIAEMYAQVLEKDGFTVKRNFNIGQREIYIPQLEKGAIDVMPEYSGNLLQYFDKESTAKTASQIDEGLSKALPSGLRVLDAAEATDQDSYTVTKEFSEKNDVTSLADLKNVSEKLTVGANSEFQTRPYGPDGLKSVYGVDVDFKAIEDSGGALTVKALKDGTVQLADIYTADPSIKANDLVSLKDPENLILPQNVIPVVSKKVDDKAAADIDKVNKVLTEAALIEVNSKSTVDKEKASQIAKDFLSSKGLL; from the coding sequence GTGATCACAGCAAAGATCCGTGCCGGCGTCGCAGCAGCGCTGGCACTGGGCGTCGCCGCCGCCCTGACCGGCTGCGCGTCGAGCAACCCGCTCGACAGCGGCTCGAGTGCGTCGAGCGACTCGAAGACCATCGTCATCGGTTCGCAGCAGTACTACTCGAACGAGATCATCGCCGAGATGTACGCGCAGGTCCTCGAGAAGGACGGCTTCACGGTGAAGCGGAACTTCAACATCGGTCAGCGTGAGATCTACATCCCGCAGCTCGAGAAGGGCGCGATCGACGTCATGCCCGAGTACAGCGGCAACCTGCTGCAGTACTTCGACAAGGAGTCGACGGCGAAGACCGCCAGCCAGATCGACGAGGGCCTGTCCAAGGCGCTCCCGTCCGGCCTGCGGGTCCTCGACGCGGCCGAGGCCACCGACCAGGACAGCTACACCGTGACCAAGGAGTTCTCCGAGAAGAACGACGTCACGAGCCTGGCCGACCTGAAGAACGTCAGCGAGAAGCTCACCGTCGGCGCGAACTCCGAGTTCCAGACCCGCCCGTACGGCCCCGACGGCCTGAAGTCGGTCTACGGCGTGGACGTCGACTTCAAGGCGATCGAGGACTCCGGCGGAGCCCTGACCGTCAAGGCGCTCAAGGACGGCACCGTCCAGCTCGCCGACATCTACACCGCGGACCCGAGCATCAAGGCGAACGACCTCGTCTCGCTCAAGGACCCGGAGAACCTGATCCTGCCGCAGAACGTCATCCCGGTCGTCTCGAAGAAGGTCGACGACAAGGCCGCGGCGGACATCGACAAGGTGAACAAGGTGCTCACCGAGGCCGCGCTCATCGAGGTCAACTCGAAGAGCACCGTCGACAAGGAGAAGGCGTCGCAGATCGCGAAGGACTTCCTCTCCTCGAAGGGCCTCCTGTAG
- a CDS encoding cytochrome ubiquinol oxidase subunit I — protein sequence MNDILDPLILSRWQFGLTTIYHFLFVPLTIGMALVVAVFQSAWVRTGRAHYLQLTRFFGRIFLINFAMGVVTGIVQEFQFGMNWSNYSRFVGDVFGAPLALEGILAFFFEAAFIGIWIFGWDRLPKAVHLASIWCVSVGTMLSAYFILAANAFMQHPVGFAINEAKGRAELTDIWAVLTNKVALAAFPHTLFGAFMVAASVIVAVAAYHLARNQHLETMLPALKFGMWTMLASGALTVLSGDQLGLTMVDTQPMKMAAAEALYNTSTGKDASFSIFTLGTPDGVHELFSIRIPYLLSFLSTHTFTGTVEGINDLQAQYSQVYGPGDYKPIIWVTYWSFRWMIALGVGAVLVSLVGLWLTRKGRFPTQRWVWRVATWSVPLPMAAMIMGWVFTEMGRQPWLVFGLLKTADGVSPNVTGVEVLISLVVFTLIYGALAVVEFRLIKKVAQEGPAAPAEVDEQTGAVKHEVTVY from the coding sequence ATGAACGACATCCTCGACCCCCTGATCCTGTCGCGGTGGCAGTTCGGCCTGACGACGATCTACCACTTCCTCTTCGTCCCGCTGACGATCGGCATGGCCCTCGTCGTGGCCGTGTTCCAGTCCGCCTGGGTCCGCACCGGCCGGGCGCACTACCTGCAGCTCACGCGGTTCTTCGGGCGGATCTTCCTCATCAACTTCGCGATGGGTGTCGTCACGGGCATCGTGCAGGAGTTCCAGTTCGGCATGAACTGGTCGAACTACTCTCGGTTCGTCGGTGACGTCTTCGGCGCCCCGCTCGCCCTCGAGGGCATCCTGGCGTTCTTCTTCGAGGCCGCGTTCATCGGCATCTGGATCTTCGGGTGGGACCGCCTGCCGAAGGCCGTGCACCTGGCGAGCATCTGGTGCGTCAGCGTCGGCACGATGCTGTCCGCGTACTTCATCCTCGCGGCGAACGCGTTCATGCAGCACCCGGTCGGCTTCGCGATCAACGAGGCCAAGGGTCGCGCGGAGCTCACCGACATCTGGGCCGTCCTGACGAACAAGGTCGCCCTCGCCGCCTTCCCGCACACGCTGTTCGGCGCGTTCATGGTCGCGGCCTCGGTCATCGTCGCGGTGGCGGCGTACCACCTGGCGCGGAACCAGCACCTCGAGACCATGCTGCCGGCGCTGAAGTTCGGCATGTGGACGATGCTCGCGTCGGGTGCGCTCACGGTGCTGTCGGGCGACCAGCTCGGGCTCACGATGGTCGACACGCAGCCGATGAAGATGGCAGCGGCCGAGGCGCTCTACAACACCTCGACCGGCAAGGACGCCTCCTTCTCGATCTTCACGCTGGGGACGCCGGACGGCGTGCACGAGCTGTTCTCGATCCGCATCCCGTACCTGCTGTCGTTCCTGTCGACCCACACGTTCACCGGCACGGTCGAGGGCATCAACGACCTGCAGGCGCAGTACTCGCAGGTGTACGGCCCAGGCGACTACAAGCCGATCATCTGGGTGACCTACTGGTCGTTCCGGTGGATGATCGCGCTCGGTGTCGGCGCGGTGCTCGTGTCCCTGGTCGGGCTCTGGCTGACCCGCAAGGGTCGGTTCCCGACGCAGCGGTGGGTGTGGCGCGTGGCGACCTGGTCGGTGCCGCTGCCGATGGCCGCGATGATCATGGGCTGGGTCTTCACCGAGATGGGCCGTCAGCCGTGGCTCGTGTTCGGGTTGCTCAAGACCGCCGACGGGGTCTCCCCGAACGTGACCGGGGTCGAGGTCCTCATCTCGCTCGTCGTGTTCACACTCATCTACGGCGCGCTCGCGGTCGTCGAGTTCCGCCTGATCAAGAAGGTCGCGCAGGAGGGCCCCGCCGCCCCGGCAGAGGTCGACGAGCAGACCGGCGCGGTCAAGCACGAAGTGACGGTCTACTAG
- the cydB gene encoding cytochrome d ubiquinol oxidase subunit II produces the protein MDLPVLWFAIVGLFFVGYFVLDGFDFGVGMSLPFLGRDDTDRRVLINTIGPVWDLNETWVIVAGACLFAAFPEWYATMFSGFYLALLLILAALIARGVSFEYRHQEKHLAWKRRFDLMIVVGSAVPSFLWGVAFGNVVRGIPMDAGHNYTGTFLDLLNPFALLTGLATLLVFFTHGVVFVALKTEGEIRERAKRLATRAGVLTIVVAAAFLVAMAFVRATPASLVLSVVAALALVLAVLCSAWGKEGRAFALMAVTIAAVVLAMFTAIFPDVMPASNDPANSLNVVNAASGTYTLTVMSWVALIFVPLVLAYQAWTYWVFRKRVSRAHIAQAAH, from the coding sequence ATGGACCTCCCCGTTCTCTGGTTCGCGATCGTCGGTCTGTTCTTCGTCGGGTACTTCGTGCTCGACGGGTTCGACTTCGGCGTCGGGATGTCGCTGCCGTTCCTCGGCAGGGACGACACCGACCGTCGCGTGCTCATCAACACGATCGGCCCGGTCTGGGACCTCAACGAGACGTGGGTCATCGTCGCGGGGGCGTGCCTGTTCGCGGCGTTCCCCGAGTGGTACGCGACGATGTTCTCCGGGTTCTACCTGGCGTTGCTGCTCATCCTCGCGGCGCTCATCGCCCGCGGGGTCTCGTTCGAGTACCGGCACCAGGAGAAGCACCTGGCGTGGAAGCGCCGGTTCGACCTGATGATCGTCGTCGGCAGCGCGGTCCCGTCGTTCCTGTGGGGTGTCGCGTTCGGCAACGTCGTCCGGGGCATCCCGATGGACGCCGGGCACAACTACACCGGCACCTTCCTCGACCTGCTCAACCCCTTCGCGCTCCTGACCGGGCTCGCGACCCTGCTCGTGTTCTTCACACACGGCGTGGTGTTCGTCGCGCTGAAGACCGAGGGCGAGATCCGAGAGCGGGCGAAGCGCCTCGCGACGCGGGCGGGTGTGCTGACGATCGTCGTCGCCGCGGCGTTCCTCGTCGCGATGGCGTTCGTCCGCGCAACCCCGGCGAGCCTCGTGCTCTCGGTCGTCGCGGCGCTGGCCCTCGTGCTCGCGGTGCTCTGCTCGGCGTGGGGGAAGGAGGGCCGGGCGTTCGCGCTCATGGCCGTCACGATCGCCGCGGTCGTCCTGGCGATGTTCACCGCGATCTTCCCGGACGTCATGCCCGCGTCGAACGACCCGGCGAACAGCCTGAACGTCGTCAACGCCGCGAGCGGGACCTACACGTTGACGGTGATGAGCTGGGTGGCGCTGATCTTCGTGCCGCTCGTGCTCGCCTACCAGGCCTGGACGTACTGGGTGTTCCGCAAGCGGGTCTCCCGGGCCCACATCGCGCAGGCCGCGCACTAG